TGGAAGTTTGCAACCATGCTGAAGAATAGTCCAAATATGGGAACTGGAAGTTTAACATTACGTGGCGATTCTCGTGTTTTACCAATGGGTAAATTTCTTCGTAAAACTAAGATTAACGAGTTACCTCAAATAGTAAACGTACTTATTGGGAATATGTCCTTAGTTGGTCCTCGTCCTCAAATGGAAGTTGACTTTTATAGATATCCAGAGCATATTCAGGAGGTGATATATAATGCAAAGCCTGGAATAACAGGCATTGGTTCTATTGTTTTTCGTGACGAAGAGAAAATCCTAAGCGAATCATCAATGGATGCAACGGAATGCTATATCAAGCAGATTGCTCCCTATAAAGGTAAACTGGAAGAATGGTATTTAGAGAATAGATCTCTATATGTAGATTTTTTATTGATATTCTTAACCGCATGGGTAATCGTATTTCCCGAAAGCAACCTGCAGTATAAGTTGCTAAGAAATTTACCTGAGAAACCGAAGTTTTACTAACAACTTTCTAATAAGATATTGAATAAGAAGAGCCGCAACGTTGCGGCTTTTTTTATTTTATCTATCCATAAATAGGCACCAATTAGAGGCTAAACGCAGAGAGTCAGAGATACCGAGATCACAGGTTTACAAAAGTTTTTTATCATTCGTCATGCATCACGGTTCATTGCATTTCTTTTTCATTTTTCATCCTTTCATATTTTCATTTCCCTACTCCCTACTCACAATTTCCGATTCCCCGCTCACGCATCACGCATCACTGCATTATTTTTCATCTTTCATGTTCCTGATCACAAGATCACTATTCACGATTCCCTACTCCCTATTCCCTTTTTCCCATTCTCGCATCACTCATCACCAAAAAATCCCTATCTTTACAATAAAAACAAATGGATACGCGTTGGATTCAGCGGTTTAACAATTTGAATAAGGCGATTAGTAGCCTTTCTGTAAGCTTGCTCGAGGACACATCGAATAACATAACTCTTCGTGCTGGGGTTATCCAATTCTTTGAGATGACATTTGTGCTAGCATGGAAGACCTTAAAGGATTACCTTAACGAGATTGGGTACGACGAGGTAAACTCACCTCGCTCTGCAATTAAGAAGGCCTTCGAGATAGGTATTGTTGATGATGGCCATCTCTGGTTAAAGGCATTGGAAGATCGTAACTTAACAGCTCATACCTACGAGGAGGAAACGGCAATAGAAGTGGAACGGTTAATTCGCGAATCCTACTACCCAATGGTTTTAGAATTGCAAAAGAAGCTTGAACAAGTAAGGAATGCAGAAGGAGTATAGTGCATTATCGGTTGGCCTTCGCTTATCCGATCTGGAGCTTATGGCAGAAGTATTTTCGAGCTTTAGCGAAGTCGAAAAATGTGTTCTATTTGGGAGTAGAGCCAAGGGAACATACCGTAATGGGAGTGATGTTGATGTTGCTTTATTTGGGGGAAACATAAGCCATACCATTGCTCGCGATATATCATTTGTTTTAAACGAAGAATCTCCGCTCCCTTACCATTTTGATATTGTTGTGTATAATCAAATAACCAATGCAGACCTTAAAGAGCATATCGATAGGGTTGGAGTTGTAATTTATGCCAGACAATAATTTTTATTCCACGAATTCTCACAAATTCCACAAACTACCCTTTGTGCTATTCCTTTGAAAACTTTGTGGTTGAAAAAAAAGAAGTATCACGATTCCCGACTCACTCTTCCCGCATCACCTGTCACGATTCCCTCTTCACCCATCACGCCTCACCCTTCACAAAAAAACTCTGTGTTTATCCTTTAAATCAGTGAAATCCGTGTTCTGATTTTTCATTTTTCATTTTTTATCATTCATTTTATTGAGTAGTTTTGACATTTATTTTTTGCGTGTTTTGAGGATAGACTCCTTTGCAGGATTAGATGTCTATCAGAAAGTTTTTGGTTTAAATTTAACATTATGAGTAAAGTTGCATTAATTACCGGAGTAACAGGTCAAGATGGTGCCTATCTATCGGAATACCTATTAAAGAAAGGATACATTGTACATGGTATTAAGCGTAGGTCGTCGTTGTTTAATACCGATAGAATCGACCATATCTACCAAGATCCACATGTGGAGAATCGTAACTTTATCCTTCACTATGGCGATTTGACCGATAGCATGAATATTACCCGTATTATTCAGGAGGTTCAACCCGATGAAATCTACAATCTCGCAGCAATGAGCCACGTGCATGTTAGCTTCGAGACTCCCGAATACGTTGGTAACGCCGATGGATTAGGAACGCTTCGTATTTTAGAGGCTGTTCGTTTACTTGGATTAACCGAAAAGACAAGAATATATCAGGCATCAACATCCGAGCTATATGGATTGGTGCAGGCTGTGCCACAAAGTGAGACTACACCTTTCTACCCACGATCTCCATACGCTGTTGCAAAGCTTTACGGTTACTGGATTACCGTAAACTACCGTGAGGCATACAAGATGCATGCAAGCAACGGTATTCTATTTAACCACGAGTCGCCAATACGAGGAGAAACTTTTGTAACCCGTAAGGTAACTCGTGCCATGAGCCGTATTGCATTGGGCATGCAGGATAAGATGTTTATGGGTAACCTTAGCTCGCAGCGCGACTGGGGGCATGCCAAGGATTACATTCGTGCAATGTACCTGATTCTTCAGCAAGATGAGCCTAGCGACTACGTTATTGCAACAGGAATAACCACCTCTATTCGCGAGTTCATTAAGCTAGCAGGTAATGAAGCTGGCTTAACCATCGACTTCCGCGGTGAGGGCGTTAACGAAACCGGACATGTTGTTGCCGTAGATGAGACTAAGTTTGTTGAGCGAGTAGGCGAAAAGTACCTAGAGGCAATGAAGCAGCGTATTGCCAACCAGGAGCAGGTTGTTGGTGTCGATCCTAAATACTTCCGTCCAACCGAGGTTGATTTGTTAATAGGTGATCCTACCAAGTCGAAGACAAAGCTAGGCTGGGAACCTAAGTACGATCTTAAGGGACTAGTTGAAGATATGATGCAGTCAGACATCAAGCTCTTCAAGAAGGATGCCTACCTTAAGGAGGGTGGATATCAGGTGATGAACTACTTTGAATAAATCCCTAATTACGCTAATTATCCCTAATCTCGCGAATTGATGTCGGATATACTGTACAAGGAGGAAAGTTACAAGATAGTCGGTGCATGTATGAAGGTGCATCGTACGCTTGGGGCTGGATTTCTTGAGGTAGTTTATCAAATTGCATTAGAAAAGGAGTTTACTTCACAAAATATCCCGTTTAGTTCACAGGTAAAGTTGCCTGTTTTCTATGAGGGTGAATCGTTGGGAAAATATTATGTTGCAGACTTTATTTGCTACGAAAAGATTGTAGTAGAGATAAAGTCTGCATCTTTTATATCTGAACCGCAGGAAAAACAGCTAATAAACTACCTTAAAGCAACAGGAAAGAAACTTGGTATACTTGTCAATTTTGGCGCAAAGTCCCTACAGTACAAACGAGCTATAAATTCGCACCCTTAGCATAATTCGCAATAATTCGTGTAATTCAAAAGAAATCGAGAAATAGAAAAAATGGAATTAACATCTAAAATATACGTTGCCGGTCACAAGGGGCTTGTTGGTTCTGCCATTTGGAAGAATTTACAGGCTAAGGGCTATACTAACCTTGTAGGCCGCGCCTCTTCGGAGCTAGATTTACGCGATCAGAAGGCTGTCGAGGAATTTTTTGCAGCAGAGAAACCCGAGTATGTATTTCTTGCAGCTGCTAAGGTTGGTGGAATTATGGCAAATAGCATTTACCGTGCCGATTTCATCTACCAAAATCTGCAGATACAGAATAACGTCATTCATAACGCCTATTTGCATGGCGTAAAGAAGTTGCTATTCCTTGGTAGTACCTGTATTTATCCTCGCGATGCTCAGCAGCCCATGAAGGAAACCGAATTGCTGACATCTCCATTGGAGTATACCAACGAACCTTACGCCATTGCAAAGATTGCAGGCATAAAGATGTGCGAGAGCTACAACTTGCAGTACGGAACCAACTACATAGCGGTAATGCCAACCAACCTATACGGTCCAAACGACAACTTCGATTTGGAGAAGTCGCACGTGCTGCCTGCTATGATTCGTAAGATGCACCTTGGCAAGTGCCTATTCAATAACGATTGGGATGCCTTGCGCGAAGATCTGAACAAACGCCCTGTTGAAGGTGTATCTGGTGATGCAGCAGAATTAGATATCCTTAGGGTGCTGGCTAAGTACGGAGTTTATTATGCTAATTACGCGAATATAGACGGATTAAACCAAGAGGCAATTCGTGAAATTCGTTCTAATTCGAGCAATTCGTGTACCGTAGAATTATGGGGAACTGGAACCCCGTTGAGAGAGTTTCTTTGGAGCGAGGAGATGGCAGATGCCAGCGTTTTCTGCATGGAGAACGTCAACTTTGACGACCTAGTTCGCGAAATTCGTAGCAACTCGAGCAATTCGCAGGAAATACGTAATACGCACATCAATATTGGTACTGGTAGGGAGATAACCATTAGAGATTTGGCCTACCGTATAAAGGAAGTTGTTGGCTTTGGTGGTGAGATTGTCTTTAACTCCGATAAGCCCGATGGTACTATGCGTAAGCTTACCGATCCATCTAAGCTGCATTCCTTGGGTTGGCATCACAAGATTGAGATTGAGGATGGCGTTAAGATGATGTACGATTGGTATATCTCTTAGTTGTTATTTGCTGATAAAGTACTACATCAAAAGCGCCTTTGGTTTCCCTAGGCGCTTATGTTTTATCTGAAGGTTTTGTTGCGTACATTTGGCAAGTTCATTTTTGCTTACTCCAAGTAGAGTAGACGTTAAACTAGGTCGGAAAACCAAATTAGAGAGCAATGAAGAATGTCTGTGAAGATTTGTAACAAATAATCAGGGCTCTTTATCCCCTCCTTGGGAGGGGAAGGGGTGGGTTTTTCATTATTTCATCTTTGTTGTTGTTCTAATTGGAAGCCATTGCCTAGTGTTAAAATAAAAATTGAATTAGAAATGAAGTATTTACTTACGTTGCCCGATAATGCTGCCGAGTCGTTTTACGGTGTTGAGAACCGTAGCGAGGAGTCTTGGTTTGTAACTTCCGATCCTCAAGGAAAAAAGATAGGATCGGGGGGTGGTACAGCAAACCTTTTGGCAGAAGCCTATTTTAAGTCGGGCAATGCTAACTTTGATAGCTGGATTGTAAACGAAAAGAAAATAGTTATACACGCAGGAGGCGAGAGCCGAAGGTTACCTGCCTATGCGCATACCGGAAAAATACTAGCTCCGATTCCAGTTTTTCGATGGGGAAGAGGGCAAGCCATTAACCAGAACCTGCTGGATATTCAGCTTCCGCTATTGGAAGAGATAATGGCTAACACCAACAGCAACCAAAATACGCTTATTGCAAGTGGCGATGTACTTATTCGGAATAGCGGCGGGTTGCCATCGTTCCCCGATGCCGATGTAATCTGCTTTGGGCTATGGGGTTCTCCCGAAAAGGCTGCAAACCATGGGGTGTTTTTTACACCCACTGATGGAAGCGGAAAGCTATCCTTTATGCTTCAAAAGCCAACCAATAGCCAGATCGCTGAGCATTGCCGAGATTACCACTACCTCTTAGATATTGGCATTTGGGTTTTAAGTGATAGGGCTGTAAGGCGCTTAATGGATAAGTGCGGATGGTATTCAGCAACCAAAGGCTTTGAAGGTGGTACCCCCAAGAACTACGACCTATACAGCGAGTTTGGCTTAGCGCTTGGCGAAAATCCAACTGCTATAGATGATAAACTGGCTGATTTAAGCGTAGCGCTAGTAACGCTCGAGAATGGCGAATTCTACCACTTTGGGAGAAATAGCGAACTTATTGAATCTACCGAAAGGTTGCAGAACCTTGTTGTCGATCAGCGCGAGATATGGCATAAGAAGGTGAAGCCTCATCCATCAATATTTATTCAGAATTGCGATAGCGGCATTACTTTAGATTCAAACAATCAGCATCTATGGTTCGAGAATTCCTATCTCCCTTCGTCATGGAAGATATCGAATTCGCATATACTAACCGGCATCCCAAAAAATAGCTGGTCGTTAACGCTGCCAGCAGGTATCTGCTTGGACGTAGTACCTATTCAGGACGATCTTCACGTAATCCGTCCTTACGGCTTTAATGATGAGTTTAAAGGTGATGTATGCTCTGTCGAAACTAGGTGGTTAAACCATCCTTTAGCCGATTGGTTTGCAAAACGAAATATCAGTATAGACGGAGAACTTGGTGTTGATATTCAGCAGTACCCTCTATTCCCTGTTATCAATATAAAAGATGTTGATGGAGGATTTGTAGAGTGGCTGGTGAGCGATGAGCCTGCACTGTCTGAAGAGTACAAGCGGCTATACCTAGGCTCGGAGCGGATTTCTGCATCGCAAATATGCGCTAAAGCCAATCTGAAAAGGCTCTACGCTCAACGTGAGGAACTGATGGTTCAGGCAATCCCTCAGCTGGCAAAGAACTATAGGAATAGCGTCTTCTACCAGCTCGATTTGGATAATCTTGCTAAGATTTGCGCTAAGAATAGCGTTGTTATACCGGAATTGGAAGGCGTTAGTGGAATGCAGAAGGTTGGCGACCTAATGCTTCGATCGAGGATCAGCCACTATAGCGGGGCTATAGACAGTTACGAGGAGGAGGCTTTTACAGAACTGCAGCGTTGCGTGCTAAAAACGCATACCGCAAGCAAGGTCCATCCGAAGCTTAGCGTAAAAGACGATCAGATTGTTTGGGGGCGTAGCCCTTTACGTATCGATATTGGCGGGGGATGGTCTGATACCCCTCCGTACTGCTTCTCCAACGGCGGGGCTGTGGTAAACGTTGCCATTGAGATTAACGGACAGCCGCCAATTCAGGTGTTCGTAAAGCCATCCGAAGAAAGGCGAATTGTTATTAGTTCCATCGACCTAGGGGCAAAGGAGGTGATATCATCCTTCGAAGAGTTGGAGCAGTTTAATGTTGTAGGATCGCCCTTTAGCATTCCAAAGGCAGCGCTTTGCCTGGCAGGATTCCATAGTAGATTCTCGGCAGTACAGCATCA
This genomic window from Acetobacteroides hydrogenigenes contains:
- a CDS encoding nucleotidyltransferase domain-containing protein, which translates into the protein MAEVFSSFSEVEKCVLFGSRAKGTYRNGSDVDVALFGGNISHTIARDISFVLNEESPLPYHFDIVVYNQITNADLKEHIDRVGVVIYARQ
- a CDS encoding bifunctional fucokinase/fucose-1-phosphate guanylyltransferase → MKIELEMKYLLTLPDNAAESFYGVENRSEESWFVTSDPQGKKIGSGGGTANLLAEAYFKSGNANFDSWIVNEKKIVIHAGGESRRLPAYAHTGKILAPIPVFRWGRGQAINQNLLDIQLPLLEEIMANTNSNQNTLIASGDVLIRNSGGLPSFPDADVICFGLWGSPEKAANHGVFFTPTDGSGKLSFMLQKPTNSQIAEHCRDYHYLLDIGIWVLSDRAVRRLMDKCGWYSATKGFEGGTPKNYDLYSEFGLALGENPTAIDDKLADLSVALVTLENGEFYHFGRNSELIESTERLQNLVVDQREIWHKKVKPHPSIFIQNCDSGITLDSNNQHLWFENSYLPSSWKISNSHILTGIPKNSWSLTLPAGICLDVVPIQDDLHVIRPYGFNDEFKGDVCSVETRWLNHPLADWFAKRNISIDGELGVDIQQYPLFPVINIKDVDGGFVEWLVSDEPALSEEYKRLYLGSERISASQICAKANLKRLYAQREELMVQAIPQLAKNYRNSVFYQLDLDNLAKICAKNSVVIPELEGVSGMQKVGDLMLRSRISHYSGAIDSYEEEAFTELQRCVLKTHTASKVHPKLSVKDDQIVWGRSPLRIDIGGGWSDTPPYCFSNGGAVVNVAIEINGQPPIQVFVKPSEERRIVISSIDLGAKEVISSFEELEQFNVVGSPFSIPKAALCLAGFHSRFSAVQHQSLQDLLDDFGSGIEISILSAVPKGSGLGTSSILAATVLGTLSNFCGLEWDKLEICSKTLALEQLLTTGGGWQDQVGGVLHGVKLIETTPGFEQTPVVRWLPTDLFDSPQTKGTFLLYYTGITRTAKKILAEIVRGMFLNSSSHLNTLGKIKQHAGDVFEAIMRGDHALLASSVAKSWKLNMALDSGTCTPDILKIVEPVSSELLGFKLLGAGGGGFMLMVAKDLEAAARVRGHLEANPINSKARFVEMTVSKTGFLVTRS
- a CDS encoding nucleotidyltransferase substrate binding protein, with amino-acid sequence MDTRWIQRFNNLNKAISSLSVSLLEDTSNNITLRAGVIQFFEMTFVLAWKTLKDYLNEIGYDEVNSPRSAIKKAFEIGIVDDGHLWLKALEDRNLTAHTYEEETAIEVERLIRESYYPMVLELQKKLEQVRNAEGV
- a CDS encoding GxxExxY protein, whose protein sequence is MSDILYKEESYKIVGACMKVHRTLGAGFLEVVYQIALEKEFTSQNIPFSSQVKLPVFYEGESLGKYYVADFICYEKIVVEIKSASFISEPQEKQLINYLKATGKKLGILVNFGAKSLQYKRAINSHP
- the gmd gene encoding GDP-mannose 4,6-dehydratase, whose translation is MSKVALITGVTGQDGAYLSEYLLKKGYIVHGIKRRSSLFNTDRIDHIYQDPHVENRNFILHYGDLTDSMNITRIIQEVQPDEIYNLAAMSHVHVSFETPEYVGNADGLGTLRILEAVRLLGLTEKTRIYQASTSELYGLVQAVPQSETTPFYPRSPYAVAKLYGYWITVNYREAYKMHASNGILFNHESPIRGETFVTRKVTRAMSRIALGMQDKMFMGNLSSQRDWGHAKDYIRAMYLILQQDEPSDYVIATGITTSIREFIKLAGNEAGLTIDFRGEGVNETGHVVAVDETKFVERVGEKYLEAMKQRIANQEQVVGVDPKYFRPTEVDLLIGDPTKSKTKLGWEPKYDLKGLVEDMMQSDIKLFKKDAYLKEGGYQVMNYFE
- a CDS encoding GDP-L-fucose synthase family protein, whose product is MELTSKIYVAGHKGLVGSAIWKNLQAKGYTNLVGRASSELDLRDQKAVEEFFAAEKPEYVFLAAAKVGGIMANSIYRADFIYQNLQIQNNVIHNAYLHGVKKLLFLGSTCIYPRDAQQPMKETELLTSPLEYTNEPYAIAKIAGIKMCESYNLQYGTNYIAVMPTNLYGPNDNFDLEKSHVLPAMIRKMHLGKCLFNNDWDALREDLNKRPVEGVSGDAAELDILRVLAKYGVYYANYANIDGLNQEAIREIRSNSSNSCTVELWGTGTPLREFLWSEEMADASVFCMENVNFDDLVREIRSNSSNSQEIRNTHINIGTGREITIRDLAYRIKEVVGFGGEIVFNSDKPDGTMRKLTDPSKLHSLGWHHKIEIEDGVKMMYDWYIS
- a CDS encoding sugar transferase, coding for MYLLLKRLVDLIVAFVALLVLSPILIPVCILLLLTGEHEVFYLQKRVGYKNKRFQIWKFATMLKNSPNMGTGSLTLRGDSRVLPMGKFLRKTKINELPQIVNVLIGNMSLVGPRPQMEVDFYRYPEHIQEVIYNAKPGITGIGSIVFRDEEKILSESSMDATECYIKQIAPYKGKLEEWYLENRSLYVDFLLIFLTAWVIVFPESNLQYKLLRNLPEKPKFY